In the Anolis sagrei isolate rAnoSag1 chromosome 1, rAnoSag1.mat, whole genome shotgun sequence genome, AGGGATTGTCTCTTCCAAACCAGTTGGAGAATATGATCATGTTCCATAACTTTTGTGCTgcaataaaagaaagagaaaatgggaGGACTTTGCCAAAGTGAGTCTTGAATTGCTGCGAGAATATGAACTTGAGGAAAAGGGGTAATGTACTCTTTGGCTTTCCCACAGTTGAGATAACGGGGACCAAGACTATTATGGAAGACTCTGAGTGGGATCTTTTTAACCAGAGTGAAGCCATTCTGCCTGAACTGCATCATAATCAGATGACTACAAGGAACGTGTGAGTCTTATTTCTGGAAATTATTTCTCACAATTTTTTTCTCTTTACTTGCCAGTGAGGACTGCCTAAAGCTCcacttaaaaaaaatcctcatgCTGCTAATATTGTCTCTGAATATTTACATTTTCACTGTTCATTTCCTCTTGTTGTTAGAATAATACTTTCCTTTTTTTACCCATCTCATTCTTTTAAACTGATTTTGTTATAGTTTGGGGATTTAATTTAAATAGCTTTCCTGTTAGTTGCTGTGTTTGGACAGCAACCTTGGAAATGTGACATCACTGTCTaaaggttcatctacactgttgaattaatgcagtttggtacatCTTTCAATGTCatgactcaatgatatggaatcctggtagctgcagtttggtgaggcaccagcaatctttggcagaaaagactaaaggccttgtaaaagtacaactcccttgattccatagcattgagccatagcagttaaagtggtgtcagattgctttaattcaacagtgtggatACCCCCCTCAATGAAGTGATCTTGTTCCTGACATCTGTGCCAAAAGCACAATGATTGTGCTGTTTCATTTCATATAATTAGTTACAGGTACCATTCGTACAAGGCTCAATGCCTCACAAAATTGTCAGGTATCATTGATATAGTAGAAGATTGCTCCTTCACATTATTTATTTGCACTGATGACATGTCCAACCTCTTACTGCCAGGCTACAAGATCTGAGAACCTTGGTGGCTTTAAATGACCCTGAGGATCGAATAATGTTTCAGACTCCAGATGGTGAGTGGCCGGTAGAATTTTCTGTACATTTTTTACCATCACCATAATGCAGGATCTGATGCAGCTTCACTCCAATGCAATGCTTTCCTCTTGTGGTAACCAGCCATTGGATCCTACAAAAATCACAGATATGGAACCACTACATAATCTTGGACACTGAATAGATGTGGCAGGAAATAAAAGCTGGAATGGCTCTCAGAGTGCAGAGGTGGTGTCTCTTAGGAAAAAGCTTCCCCTGCCATCTTCGTattaggaagagagaaaggaactaTAGTCATCCAGTGAAATTTGTGTGCCAGAATGCTTTTCTCATCTTTTCCCCCCAAATatctacaaaataataatagtttgcaCCAGCAGAGATAGTTATAAAAATTAATTACTGGATACATGCACAGAGGTAGAAGAGAATATGGTTTTTTAACAAATGGGGAAAGTACATTGACATATACAAAACGTTTTAGCTTTTAAATGAGAGCTAGCATAGGGAAGTGTTACAGGTCTTTAAACTGCATTcttaaattataaatataatttgtAGTATTAGTTGAGAAGAGGTCTTGTTAATCATTAGCTTGTGTTATGTCAATATTTCTCTCCTTTTATAAATGGGAACCTTGTCCCATTTGAACAGCTGATGTTCCTTACTAGTATCCTGAGCTTGGCAGATATGTTTTGATGGACGATCTAATCACCATCATGGCTAAATTTGAAGTTACAGTGAACATACTGCCATACATCTGCACACAACATGGGAAATTATTCATGTGACAGTTTTTCTAAAAGTATTCTATTGCCTGATGATTGGTCTTTGTAAGAGAGGATATGTTGGTAGATTTAATTAAGCAAGGAACCACAGAAGACAGTTTCTGTTATGGTGTGTCCTGTAAATTCATACATATTCTCCACATATAGGATtagaatttttatttttcaaacttattttatttatagtatcagaagtgaaccgaggatacagctgtaatatatttaaaaaaaacatttctcaaATAAAGAGGGGGGATAAAGTAGTGGCATTGCTTAGCTTTTGTAGTGGAAGAGTAATTTCTCATAGCAAAAGTGACTTCAGAGTAatttcgtttatttatttatttatttatttactttgcttatataccgctgtatctcaagcccgaaggcgactcacggcggttcacaaacagtaaaaacagtagaaacagcagtggttccatacaacatataacaattgacttaacacattatccattaGTTGGGGTGGTAGCGCAATTGGGCTTTCCATGttaattcttctttcttcttttttgtcttgACATCTCCAATATTGACATTTCCTGATAAAGGACCAGCTGTCAAAATATAATTTCATTTTCACAATTGAGCTTAACTGTATCTTTTTATTCTAGGATCTAAACAACTCAGAGGGCTGGAAAACATAGTTGGCTAAAGGAAGGCTGAAGCAAGGGACGGCAGATTGCAAAGAACAACAAAGTTTGAAAGCCAAGTACTCAAGATGGGAGAGGAACGTGCGGGTGAACCCCTGCTTGGTGTAGTGGCTGGTGAGGATGCAGATTATGAGGGTGTTCTTCCCACGGATACAGTTTCCCTGAGCGATTCAGATTCGGAGGACTTTGCGTTTCCAGGTGATCCTGAAGTTGATACCATATCTCCTGAAGAACCCTCCCCTTTGGATGATGCGGATGGTGGAGGAGATGACAACAGTGTCCCCTTCCGtcaaaagtcacaggttcaacCTTTTCACCTGAAAGGGATGAGTTCCAGCTTCTCACAGCGAAGCCAGAGCATTTTCGATTGTCTGGAAGGTGCTGCAAAACAGGCTGTGCCCTCAATGGCTGAAGACAATGTAATTGATGGCAGGTTTAAGCGCCCACTCCCCCCTCCCACCTTTCCGAACAAGATGTTGACAGAAAGTCTTGGAAGACAAAATAAGCCACCACCAGCCAAGAAAAGTGCGCCAGCAGTTCCTGACTATGTGGCTCACCCAGAAAGATGGACCAAGTACAGCTTGGAAGATGTTTCAGAGTCTAGTGACAAGGTCAACCGATCAGTTGCCATGGAGTTTCTCGAAGGCTTGAAGAAAACTAAAGGCGAACAAAGCCCCATCTGTCCTGAAAGCTATTCCCCATCTTTCAACCAAGATTCGTCCAGCTCTGGTGCAGGAAGGATTGTTTTTACCAAGCCCACAAAGGCAGGCTCACAGAAGTCAGAAAGGAAAAGAGCAGCTCCAAGTGAAGATGACGAAGCTAAAAATACCGATGCAAATGAGGAGCTCAAAGGGAAGCTTCCAGATAAGACTGTAACCCAGGAAGAGGAAGATAAAGTTGTACCAGGTCCCCTAAAGAGTGGTGGAAAGGAAGTGGGGGATTGGAATCCACCAAAATTGGAAGAGCTGGGTGTTCAGAAAGGATCTGAGACAGACTCTTCCAAGGCAAGTGGTGATAGAGTGGTGGTGACTGTGGGGTTCCATGGCAGCAAGAAAAAGGATAGGAAGAATTTCCGACCCAAAGCTAAtcgtgaggaggaggaagaagaggcataAACATCGGAGAAATTATTGCAGTGTCTTCCTAAAGATGTTCCCCGGAAAATATTTTTCTCCATTATTTGCATGAGTCCTGCCAACATTCTTGTTTTATTTAGCAAACTTGTAACTTTAAATACTAGGATGTTGCACTTTTTTCCTTCAAGAAGCCTTTGTCTGCATTATAGAATCAAAACTAGAAGACATGTTGTGTTGAAGTTGAAGATTCTATGTGTGTGGCAAAATCCATTATTTAAGTTatggaacaattaaaaaaagaTACCCACTTCAAATTTGGATGAGCTGTTGTTTGCTTAACCATTTATGCAAAATCCATTGACAGATATTTCTTGGCTGCATATCCTAAACAGCTAATAGCACCCATGATATAGTACAACTTGAAAAGGCAATGTTGTATGGATGAGGTACAAGATGTGCCTGTTCGATTGGTGCTGTGTGAAACAAAGGTTAACTTGTACCTCTGCATTATCAGTGAAACTAAAAGCACATTCTATGAGAAGCCATATGGAGATACAGAACCAGAAGATAATGCTTTGTGAAAAACAGTGTGCTTGTTTTACTAGAACATGCAATTTTGACAACAAACTTGGCTTGTGGATGTCAGGTTCAGAGACGTTGTGAACTCAAAGCTAAAACATGTAGATAACAAATCTGGGACTATAATTCATCGAGCTATGGAAGATGGGAAAGAGAGTCTC is a window encoding:
- the TSSC4 gene encoding U5 small nuclear ribonucleoprotein TSSC4, which encodes MGEERAGEPLLGVVAGEDADYEGVLPTDTVSLSDSDSEDFAFPGDPEVDTISPEEPSPLDDADGGGDDNSVPFRQKSQVQPFHLKGMSSSFSQRSQSIFDCLEGAAKQAVPSMAEDNVIDGRFKRPLPPPTFPNKMLTESLGRQNKPPPAKKSAPAVPDYVAHPERWTKYSLEDVSESSDKVNRSVAMEFLEGLKKTKGEQSPICPESYSPSFNQDSSSSGAGRIVFTKPTKAGSQKSERKRAAPSEDDEAKNTDANEELKGKLPDKTVTQEEEDKVVPGPLKSGGKEVGDWNPPKLEELGVQKGSETDSSKASGDRVVVTVGFHGSKKKDRKNFRPKANREEEEEEA